A genomic segment from Nocardia cyriacigeorgica GUH-2 encodes:
- a CDS encoding peptidase E, which produces MAAEHPTILATSMGFNRAREPWEPSPVFRYAFELAGNSSRPKLCFVSTGTGDESSSIDAFYAAFARADVEASHLALFDKPNVSDVSAHLLGQDVVWVDRGSVVNLLAVWRAHELDVVLRECWEEGIVLGGESAGSACWFDGGTTDSFGDLRPFVNGLGFLPFSNAVHYRERRDHFHECVSSLCLPDGFATDAGAGLHFSGTDYVTAISDRSNAGAYRLSRRSDGTVTEEPLDVKRLRR; this is translated from the coding sequence GTGGCTGCTGAGCATCCAACTATCTTGGCGACCTCCATGGGTTTCAATCGGGCGCGAGAGCCGTGGGAGCCTTCGCCGGTCTTCCGCTACGCCTTTGAGCTGGCAGGCAATTCGTCACGGCCGAAGTTGTGTTTTGTATCAACTGGAACCGGCGACGAATCGTCCAGTATCGACGCTTTCTACGCGGCCTTTGCTAGAGCCGATGTGGAGGCAAGTCACCTTGCCTTGTTCGACAAGCCCAACGTATCCGACGTCTCGGCGCACTTGCTCGGACAGGATGTGGTGTGGGTCGACCGGGGGAGCGTAGTCAACTTGCTGGCTGTGTGGCGCGCACATGAGCTGGATGTAGTTCTTCGAGAGTGCTGGGAAGAAGGAATAGTTCTCGGTGGTGAATCGGCTGGGTCGGCGTGCTGGTTCGATGGCGGCACCACGGACTCGTTCGGTGATCTGCGACCATTTGTGAACGGGCTGGGCTTCCTTCCCTTTTCCAACGCCGTGCACTATCGAGAACGCCGTGATCATTTTCATGAATGCGTATCGTCACTGTGTTTACCAGATGGATTTGCTACAGACGCGGGCGCGGGGTTGCATTTCTCTGGTACGGATTACGTGACTGCAATCAGCGACAGAAGCAATGCAGGAGCATATAGATTGTCACGCCGATCGGACGGGACGGTCACCGAAGAACCTTTGGATGTCAAGCGACTCAGGCGGTAG
- a CDS encoding flavoprotein produces MNDREMPVLYAIVTGSPAARDVGKLVDLAHADGWDVCVIASPDGRRFIDADALAAKTGHPVRSQYKEPDAPDVLPPADAIIAAPITCNSLAKWAAGISDTLPLGILVEAVGKGLPVVAMPFSNWAQISFPAVQDAMRKLSDWGVTVLVGDDVYKQHEPGTGDRYLDLFPWHLAWQELLARYPGT; encoded by the coding sequence ATGAACGACCGTGAAATGCCCGTACTGTACGCCATTGTCACGGGCTCACCCGCCGCTCGCGACGTGGGCAAGCTTGTGGATCTCGCCCACGCGGACGGCTGGGACGTCTGCGTAATCGCTTCCCCGGATGGCCGCCGGTTTATCGACGCCGACGCCCTCGCCGCCAAGACCGGACACCCGGTCCGCAGCCAGTACAAGGAACCCGACGCCCCGGATGTGCTCCCACCCGCCGACGCCATCATCGCCGCACCGATCACCTGCAATTCGCTCGCCAAGTGGGCTGCGGGCATCTCCGACACCCTGCCGCTAGGCATCCTGGTAGAAGCAGTCGGTAAGGGACTCCCGGTCGTGGCCATGCCGTTCTCGAACTGGGCACAGATCAGTTTTCCCGCCGTGCAAGACGCAATGCGCAAACTGTCCGATTGGGGCGTGACGGTGCTCGTCGGCGACGATGTGTACAAACAGCACGAGCCCGGAACCGGCGACAGGTACCTCGATCTGTTCCCGTGGCACCTCGCTTGGCAGGAATTGCTGGCGAGATACCCGGGCACCTGA
- a CDS encoding helix-turn-helix domain-containing protein — protein sequence MASDNKHSIGERIATLRKLHGATQHALALRANVSYSLLRKVERGERPASPTFVAAIARALSVGVIDLTEQPYDARNARPESEQAGIPALRQALVEGDDPELDAEPRSLADLRREVAMIKELDRRTKHAEVVRALPDVLRHLHRACNDVPAAHRPAAHELISSAYAFAVISLYRLGHLDLAHLADERSRATAALGDDPLRAAVAEWNHALILLFDGSYRIGLRSIDRSMGYLGHSTDSVAATAVQGALHLRAAMLAARSGDADLADTHVSEAADLTAPGQEVANYYGTKFGAANVAIHRVAVPVELSDGTTAVTRASSIRLPTDTAPSRAGHYWIDLARAWLLHGNRGRALDSLQQARRIAPQLTRYHPQVHETVHALAVSDSRSTHSLSHFAAWCGVRS from the coding sequence ATGGCCAGTGACAACAAGCACAGCATCGGCGAGCGGATTGCGACCCTACGGAAGCTTCATGGCGCCACCCAGCATGCGCTTGCCCTGCGCGCCAACGTGTCCTACTCCCTGCTGCGCAAAGTCGAACGTGGCGAGCGGCCGGCCAGCCCTACCTTCGTCGCGGCCATCGCTCGGGCGCTTTCGGTCGGCGTCATCGACCTGACCGAGCAGCCGTATGACGCCCGGAATGCACGGCCCGAATCCGAACAGGCCGGAATTCCCGCGTTGCGCCAAGCACTCGTCGAAGGCGATGATCCCGAATTGGACGCCGAACCACGGTCACTCGCCGATCTTCGCCGCGAAGTCGCGATGATCAAGGAGCTTGATCGCCGTACCAAGCACGCCGAGGTGGTGCGCGCACTGCCCGACGTGTTGCGGCATCTGCATCGAGCCTGCAATGACGTACCGGCGGCGCACCGCCCGGCAGCACACGAACTCATCTCCTCGGCGTACGCATTCGCCGTCATCTCGCTCTACCGGCTCGGCCATCTCGACTTGGCACACCTGGCAGATGAACGATCACGAGCTACGGCCGCGCTTGGCGACGATCCGCTGCGCGCCGCTGTAGCTGAGTGGAATCACGCGTTGATTCTCCTGTTCGATGGGTCCTATCGAATCGGACTGCGTTCCATCGACCGCTCAATGGGCTATCTCGGCCACAGCACCGACAGCGTGGCTGCCACAGCGGTCCAAGGAGCGTTGCACCTGCGGGCGGCCATGCTTGCCGCACGGTCCGGTGACGCCGACCTTGCCGATACCCATGTGTCGGAAGCAGCCGATCTCACTGCTCCCGGGCAGGAAGTCGCGAACTACTACGGCACGAAATTCGGCGCCGCCAATGTCGCAATCCATCGTGTTGCCGTTCCGGTCGAGTTATCGGACGGCACCACTGCGGTGACGCGCGCATCGAGCATCCGCTTGCCGACCGACACGGCACCCAGCCGCGCCGGTCACTACTGGATCGACCTGGCGCGGGCTTGGCTGCTGCACGGAAACCGTGGTCGCGCACTGGACTCGCTCCAACAGGCGCGCAGAATAGCGCCGCAACTGACCCGGTATCACCCGCAAGTGCACGAAACCGTGCATGCCCTGGCGGTCAGCGATTCCCGCTCGACACACAGCCTGTCGCATTTCGCGGCATGGTGCGGGGTGCGTAGCTGA
- a CDS encoding SbcC/MukB-like Walker B domain-containing protein, translating to MTLIHGGVRFVPTRAGIVNLWDYRDQEFCFADGRLVLRGPNGSGKTKALEVLFPFVLDGRIEPRRLNPFAGEERTMKSNLLYRKQESAYSYVWMEFARGDWDDPEVVTVGIGMRATRSSDKVTRWYFVADGRVGVDFSLLGPDDRPFTRKQLAEQIGSDAIVDRPVEYRAAIDARMFGLGQQRYDQLINLILTLRRPQLAKNLDPRGLSQALTDGLRPLDEQLIMDAARSFSDMEEVGRTLAGLVHADTATRDFVAVYRKYLAVQAKTDVDQVAARLDAVTHASTALFAATALRERREGERTAAEARAEDADRAYEQAIADRETLQRSSAYEGKQQLEDLADAVRRLEVSAGAHRDKAVKAAQTLDQRTQEAERAAAAVATTAAALSRGEDELRSAAEEAGISWSPLPEGSRAEQLTAAVRGHAEERDADVRAVRQALGLLDTATAERTRAERLADRARTARDEAGAEIARAEAAVAVARTEASAALREWWSAHREVYAAGGNDIVDALETALAHTGADEVAGLSEILAEHAEPLLDELRTRRQEAKAHAAAAAQKVRELTAERDRVAAQRDDAPPSSATRTDSRDGRPGAPLWQLVRFADDVPAEEAAGIESALAAAGLLDAWVCADADRPAEFESELFLVPLPEHERPTRRTLADVLVVEDDSDALEVPRAEVAAVLASIALGDAATGGSVTSSLTDAPGDAAPTPSGQDAPEQASDSADNGIAIRPNPDGGAAAGSRSVAADQVSVSASGHFRSGIQLGRHRKPHAEFIGTTARARRRELRIIELEQAIEAATAAQRAAADEETEVSARLSRISAAAKALPRPTGVTAALRAVSECAGMLRSKSEAATQADADLDHAVGQVAAAEKALRTAAVAHRTPRDARELDALAAAIRHFENTGTGLLRLRAEHERDREREREAADRHGEARDLAEAFAEEAEAAQAGFEEQSRKLETLRESLGASAADIDRDLEQARERIEAARAEQKAARKAANAAIEAVGDAEAAYRTAHESLGTALTEVLADVRALAPYAQPDLLALLGANTECRWPSSEAAWSTPDQLLYRIASAGPESEPSVLPDEVAELFAELRTATESVRATEAGRKSTRSAVTTALQEFDAALAASGRDYRVHWDAADGLTVVRVHDEHGVAPLADFATRVDAARRDQELLLTDAERRILEDALLTGLAQQIHERTSDARELISRMSAEMKQRRMSSGNTIGVHWLLADGLSDAARAMCKLLDRDTSALSADDLAAIRAHFAAEIRAARAAHPERSYPEILAATLDYRIWRVFSFTLISADGSEDRLTVARHSALSGGEQSVSLHLPLFAAAHVMLDSADPQAPRLLALDEAFAGVDDNGRSELLGLSVQFDLDLFMTGYDLWITYPHVPACAHYDLAHSTAENTVSATLLVWDAGDLLAEHDGTDLTTALHSPNRRRLPHSIHGGLPLEPVG from the coding sequence ATGACGCTCATTCACGGCGGGGTACGTTTCGTGCCCACCCGCGCGGGGATCGTGAACCTGTGGGACTACCGCGATCAGGAGTTCTGCTTCGCCGACGGCCGGTTGGTGCTGCGCGGGCCGAACGGTTCCGGCAAGACCAAGGCGCTGGAGGTGCTGTTCCCGTTCGTGCTCGACGGGCGGATCGAACCGCGCAGGCTGAACCCGTTCGCCGGTGAAGAGCGCACGATGAAGTCGAATCTGCTGTATCGCAAGCAGGAATCGGCGTACTCGTATGTCTGGATGGAGTTCGCGCGCGGCGACTGGGACGACCCCGAGGTGGTGACCGTCGGGATCGGGATGCGAGCCACGCGGTCGTCGGACAAGGTGACGCGCTGGTATTTCGTCGCCGACGGTCGCGTGGGTGTGGACTTCTCGCTGCTCGGACCCGATGACCGGCCGTTCACCCGGAAGCAGCTGGCCGAGCAGATCGGCTCGGACGCGATCGTGGATCGTCCGGTGGAGTACCGCGCCGCGATCGATGCGCGCATGTTCGGGCTCGGGCAGCAACGCTATGACCAGCTCATCAACCTGATCCTCACGTTGCGCCGCCCGCAGCTGGCCAAGAACCTCGACCCGCGCGGGCTGTCACAGGCGCTGACCGATGGTCTGCGGCCGCTGGACGAGCAGCTGATCATGGATGCCGCGCGCTCGTTCAGCGATATGGAGGAGGTTGGGCGAACGCTGGCGGGCCTGGTCCACGCCGACACCGCGACCAGGGACTTCGTGGCCGTCTACCGGAAATACCTTGCGGTGCAGGCCAAGACCGACGTCGACCAGGTCGCGGCCCGTTTGGATGCGGTCACCCACGCCTCGACCGCGCTGTTCGCGGCAACGGCATTGCGGGAGCGCCGGGAAGGCGAGCGCACCGCCGCCGAAGCGCGCGCCGAGGACGCCGACCGCGCCTACGAGCAGGCGATCGCCGATCGGGAGACGCTGCAACGGTCGAGCGCCTATGAGGGCAAGCAGCAGCTCGAGGATCTCGCCGATGCCGTGCGCCGGCTCGAGGTGTCCGCGGGCGCGCACCGCGACAAGGCGGTCAAGGCCGCGCAGACGCTCGACCAGCGCACGCAGGAGGCCGAACGCGCCGCCGCTGCGGTCGCCACCACTGCTGCGGCGCTCTCCCGCGGTGAAGACGAATTGCGTTCCGCCGCTGAGGAAGCCGGGATCTCCTGGTCGCCGTTGCCGGAGGGATCGCGGGCCGAGCAGCTGACCGCCGCCGTGCGCGGGCACGCCGAGGAACGCGACGCCGATGTGCGCGCCGTCCGCCAGGCCCTCGGGCTACTGGACACCGCGACCGCCGAACGGACCAGGGCCGAACGGCTGGCCGACCGCGCCCGCACCGCCCGCGACGAGGCCGGCGCCGAGATCGCCCGCGCCGAGGCCGCGGTGGCCGTTGCCCGCACCGAAGCGAGTGCGGCACTGCGGGAGTGGTGGTCGGCGCATCGCGAGGTGTACGCCGCCGGCGGTAACGATATCGTCGACGCGCTCGAGACCGCGCTCGCCCATACCGGCGCCGACGAGGTCGCGGGACTGTCGGAAATCCTGGCCGAGCACGCCGAACCGCTGCTCGACGAGCTGCGCACGCGACGTCAAGAAGCCAAGGCCCACGCGGCCGCCGCCGCCCAAAAGGTGCGCGAGCTCACCGCCGAACGTGATCGGGTGGCCGCCCAGCGCGACGACGCTCCCCCCTCCTCAGCCACCCGCACCGACTCGCGCGACGGGCGCCCCGGCGCACCGCTGTGGCAGTTGGTGCGTTTCGCCGACGACGTGCCCGCTGAGGAAGCAGCCGGTATCGAATCGGCCCTGGCCGCAGCCGGTCTGCTGGATGCCTGGGTCTGCGCCGATGCCGACCGCCCTGCGGAGTTCGAGTCGGAGTTGTTCCTCGTCCCGCTGCCGGAACATGAGCGTCCGACCAGGCGCACCCTCGCCGATGTGCTCGTCGTGGAGGACGATTCCGACGCTCTCGAGGTGCCGCGCGCGGAAGTCGCTGCGGTGCTGGCATCTATCGCTCTGGGCGATGCCGCGACCGGCGGGAGCGTCACGTCCTCGCTCACCGACGCGCCTGGTGACGCCGCGCCAACCCCCTCCGGCCAGGATGCGCCGGAACAGGCGAGCGATTCAGCCGACAACGGCATCGCGATCCGGCCGAACCCGGACGGTGGTGCGGCTGCCGGGTCGCGCTCGGTCGCTGCCGACCAGGTCAGCGTTTCGGCGTCGGGGCATTTCCGCAGCGGCATCCAGCTGGGCCGCCACCGCAAACCGCACGCCGAGTTCATCGGCACCACCGCACGCGCACGCAGGCGGGAGTTGCGCATCATCGAGCTCGAGCAGGCGATCGAGGCCGCCACCGCCGCTCAGCGCGCGGCCGCCGACGAGGAGACCGAGGTGAGCGCGCGGTTGTCTCGAATCAGCGCCGCCGCCAAGGCTTTGCCCCGCCCCACCGGCGTCACCGCCGCATTGCGTGCGGTATCCGAATGCGCCGGCATGCTGCGCTCCAAGTCCGAGGCCGCAACCCAGGCCGACGCCGATCTCGACCACGCGGTGGGACAGGTGGCTGCGGCGGAGAAGGCGCTGCGCACCGCCGCCGTCGCGCACCGCACGCCCCGCGACGCTCGGGAACTCGATGCGCTCGCCGCCGCCATCCGTCATTTCGAGAACACCGGTACCGGATTGCTGCGGCTGCGCGCCGAACACGAGCGCGACCGGGAACGCGAACGGGAAGCGGCGGACCGGCATGGCGAGGCACGTGATCTGGCCGAGGCGTTCGCCGAAGAGGCCGAAGCCGCGCAGGCCGGGTTCGAGGAGCAGTCGCGCAAACTGGAGACCCTGCGCGAATCACTCGGCGCGAGCGCCGCCGATATCGACCGCGATCTCGAGCAGGCCCGCGAACGCATCGAGGCGGCCCGCGCCGAACAGAAAGCCGCGCGCAAGGCCGCCAATGCGGCGATCGAGGCCGTCGGCGACGCGGAGGCCGCGTACCGCACCGCCCACGAATCGCTGGGCACCGCGCTCACCGAGGTGCTCGCCGACGTGCGCGCGCTGGCCCCGTATGCGCAGCCCGATCTGCTGGCGCTGCTCGGCGCGAACACCGAATGCCGGTGGCCGAGCAGTGAGGCGGCGTGGTCGACACCGGATCAGCTGCTCTACCGGATCGCCTCGGCGGGACCGGAATCGGAGCCGTCGGTGCTGCCCGACGAAGTGGCCGAGCTGTTCGCCGAGCTGCGCACTGCCACCGAGTCGGTGCGCGCCACCGAAGCCGGTCGCAAATCCACCCGGAGCGCGGTGACCACGGCGCTGCAGGAATTCGACGCCGCCCTCGCCGCCTCCGGCCGCGACTACCGGGTGCACTGGGACGCCGCCGACGGGCTGACCGTGGTGCGCGTGCACGACGAACACGGTGTCGCCCCACTGGCCGACTTCGCCACCCGCGTCGACGCCGCCCGCCGCGATCAGGAGCTGCTGCTCACCGACGCCGAGCGCCGCATCCTCGAAGACGCCCTGCTCACCGGCCTGGCCCAGCAGATCCACGAACGCACCAGCGACGCCCGCGAGTTGATCAGCCGGATGAGCGCGGAGATGAAGCAGCGGCGCATGTCTTCGGGCAACACCATCGGCGTGCACTGGCTGCTCGCCGACGGTCTGTCCGACGCCGCCCGCGCCATGTGCAAACTGCTCGACCGCGACACCTCCGCCCTCAGCGCCGATGATCTCGCGGCCATCCGCGCACACTTCGCCGCCGAGATCCGCGCCGCCCGCGCCGCCCACCCGGAACGCTCCTACCCCGAAATCCTCGCCGCCACCCTCGATTACCGCATCTGGCGGGTGTTCTCGTTCACCCTGATCTCCGCCGACGGCAGCGAAGACCGCCTCACCGTCGCCCGCCACAGCGCCCTGTCCGGCGGCGAACAATCGGTCTCCCTGCACCTGCCGCTGTTCGCCGCCGCCCACGTCATGCTCGACTCCGCCGACCCGCAGGCCCCGCGCCTGCTCGCACTCGACGAAGCGTTCGCCGGCGTCGACGACAACGGCCGCAGCGAACTGCTCGGCCTCAGCGTCCAATTCGACCTCGACCTGTTCATGACCGGCTATGACCTGTGGATCACCTACCCCCACGTCCCCGCCTGCGCCCACTACGACCTAGCCCACTCCACCGCCGAAAACACCGTCAGCGCCACCCTCCTCGTCTGGGACGCCGGCGACCTCCTCGCCGAACACGACGGCACCGACCTCACCACCGCCCTCCACTCCCCCAACCGCCGGCGGTTGCCCCATTCGATCCATGGGGGGTTGCCGTTGGAGCCCGTCGGGTGA